One window of Papaver somniferum cultivar HN1 chromosome 9, ASM357369v1, whole genome shotgun sequence genomic DNA carries:
- the LOC113307650 gene encoding chlorophyll a-b binding protein CP29.2, chloroplastic-like, whose amino-acid sequence MAATTAAATSSFLGTHLQNVHSSGGKITARFGFGKKKAAPKKVSKSVVPDRPLWFPGAKAPEYLDGSLVGDYGFDPFGLGKPAEYLQFDLDGLDQNLAKNFAGEVIGTRTEDSDVKSTPFQPYAEVFGLQRFRECELIHGRWAMLATLGALAVESLTGVTWQDAGKVELIDGSSYLGLPLPFTITSLIWIEVLVIGYIEFQRNAELEPEKRLYPGGSYFDPLGLASDPEAKERLQLAEIKHARLAMVGFLGFAVQAAATGKGPLNNWATHLSDPLHTTIIDTFSSS is encoded by the exons ATGGCCGCAACCACCGCAGCTGCAACCTCATCCTTTCTAGGAACACATTTGCAGAACGTGCATTCCAGCGGAGGCAAAATCACTGCCCGGTTTGGATTCGGAAAGAAAAAGGCAGCACCAAAAAAGGTATCTAAATCAGTAGTTCCCGATCGTCCACTTTGGTTTCCAGGTGCAAAAGCACCCGAATACTTAGACGGATCATTAGTCGGCGACTACGGGTTCGACCCTTTTGGTCTAGGAAAGCCAGCTGAATACTTACAATTTGATTTGGATGGTTTGGATCAAAACTTAGCTAAGAATTTTGCTGGTGAGGTCATTGGAACTAGAACTGAAGACTCTGACGTGAAATCAACTCCATTCCAACCATATGCTGAAGTCTTTGGATTACAAAGATTCCGTGAATGTGAGCTCATTCATGGTAGATGGGCTATGCTTGCTACACTCGGTGCTCTCGCTGTTGAATCACTCACCGGTGTCACATGGCAAGATGCTGGAAAG GTAGAATTGATTGATGGGTCTTCATACTTGGGGCTTCCACTTCCATTCACCATCACCTCCTTGATATGGATCGAAGTTCTTGTTATTGGATACATCGAATTCCAGAGGAACGCCGAGCTCGAGCCTGAGAAGAGATTGTACCCTGGTGGCAGTTACTTCGATCCCCTCGGCTTAGCATCTGATCCTGAGGCAAAAGAAAGACTTCAATTAGCCGAAATCAAGCACGCTCGTCTAGCCATGGTTGGCTTCTTGGGTTTTGCCGTTCAGGCTGCAGCTACCGGCAAGGGTCCACTTAACAACTGGGCTACCCATTTGAGCGACCCACTTCACACAACAATCATTGACACTTTCTCCTCGTCTTAA
- the LOC113312519 gene encoding uncharacterized protein LOC113312519 encodes MDKGIQGSSIKMPLTIIRPTFDGLELPKISMEQSIGMEKPIEEEEVKKVIWGFGRNKSPGPDGHTMKFFKAVWDIIKPELMVVMKELEQTGNIDWRLNRTNIILIPKYSRQITDVILIALELIDSREREGKPGLILKLNLEKAFYSVSWSCLDYTRSSKCIKKGNPMSPFLFIMVVEVLSVLIKKAIL; translated from the exons ATGGATAAAGGAATTCAAGGTTCTTCCATAAAAATGCCTCTTACAATCATAAG ACCTACTTTTGATGGTCTTGAATTACCCAAAATTAGTATGGAGCAGAGTATTGGGATGGAGAAACCAATTGAGGAGGAAGAAGTGAAGAAAGTGATTTGGGGTTTTGGGAGAAACAAGTCACCTGGACCTGATGGTCATACAATGAAGTTTTTCAAAGCTGTATGGGATATTATTAAGCCAGAGTTAATGGTTGTTATGAAGGAGTTAGAACAAACTGGAAATATTGATTGGAGGTTGAATCGCACAAATATTATTCTTATACCTAAGT ATAGTAGGCAGATAACAGATGTAATTTTAATTGCATTAGAGCTTATAGattcaagagaaagagaaggcaaACCTGGTTTGATTTTGAAGCTGAATTTAGAAAAAGCATTTTATAGTGTTAGTTGGAGTTGTCTTGACTATACAAG AAGCTCCAAATGTATTAAGAAAGGAAACCCAATGTCTCCATTTCTGTTTATTATGGTGGTTGAAGTGTTATCTGTTCTGATCAAGAAGGCAATACTTTGA